In Paenibacillus sp. FSL M7-0420, a single genomic region encodes these proteins:
- a CDS encoding carbohydrate ABC transporter permease gives MRNYWALFGKDIRRDKHLYVLLAPYMMLFLLFTVLPVVISIIFSFTHFNMLEMPRWIGWENYSKLLWNDDVFLIGVKNTLIFSVVTGPVSYIACFLFAWLINELNPKLRAFMTLIFFAPSISGNVFFIWQIIFSSDSYGIINGLLMQLGVIYEPIQWLQDPKYMLGIIMLVQLWLSLGTSFLAFIAGLQTVDKTLYEAGAVDGVKNRWQELWFITLPSMRPQLMFGAVIQITASLAVADVAMALAGFPSVQYGAHTIVTHLVDYGTIRFEMGYASAIATVLFVMMLGSNLIVQKLLKRVGE, from the coding sequence CTGCGTAATTACTGGGCTTTGTTCGGCAAAGACATACGGCGGGATAAACATCTGTATGTACTGCTGGCTCCATATATGATGCTGTTTCTGTTGTTTACCGTACTGCCGGTGGTCATTTCGATCATCTTCAGCTTCACGCACTTCAACATGCTGGAGATGCCGCGCTGGATCGGCTGGGAGAATTATTCCAAGCTGCTCTGGAACGATGATGTGTTCCTGATCGGGGTCAAGAATACACTGATTTTCTCGGTGGTTACCGGACCGGTCAGCTATATCGCCTGTTTTCTGTTTGCCTGGCTGATCAATGAGCTGAATCCCAAGCTGCGGGCGTTTATGACCCTGATCTTTTTTGCGCCGTCGATCTCGGGGAATGTCTTCTTCATCTGGCAGATTATCTTCTCCAGTGACTCCTACGGGATCATCAACGGACTTCTCATGCAGCTTGGCGTAATTTATGAGCCGATCCAATGGCTGCAGGACCCCAAGTATATGCTGGGGATCATCATGCTGGTACAGCTCTGGCTAAGCCTCGGGACCAGCTTCCTGGCCTTCATCGCCGGACTGCAGACTGTTGACAAGACGCTGTATGAAGCAGGGGCTGTGGACGGTGTCAAAAACCGCTGGCAGGAGCTGTGGTTCATTACGCTCCCTTCCATGCGGCCGCAGCTGATGTTCGGTGCGGTCATTCAGATCACTGCGTCGCTGGCAGTTGCCGATGTGGCTATGGCGCTGGCGGGCTTCCCGAGTGTGCAGTACGGGGCGCATACGATCGTAACCCATCTGGTGGACTACGGGACGATCCGCTTCGAGATGGGCTATGCCTCGGCGATTGCCACCGTGCTGTTCGTGATGATGCTGGGCAGCAATCTGATTGTTCAAAAGCTGCTGAAGAGGGTGGGTGAATAA
- a CDS encoding carbohydrate ABC transporter permease, which yields MKLAIRLNKKVNRSWQVDALLFLALAGFGSFMAIPLIYVINNAFKPLDELFIFPPTLFVRNATLENFANLFQVMKNSWVPFSRYIFNTVFITAAGTAGHILLASAAAYPLAKHKFRGSKVLFTVVVLSLMFSPHVTAIPNYMIMSALGWMDSYQAVIVPAFAYPLGLYLMKQFMEQIPDALLEAAKIDGASEYRIFWQVVMPLVKPAWLTLLILMMQMLWGTDGGSFIYSEQLKTLHYAMGQIIQGGIARAGVGAAVAVIMMTVPIVTFILSQSNVIQTMASSGMKD from the coding sequence ATGAAGCTTGCTATACGTCTGAACAAAAAAGTAAACCGTTCCTGGCAGGTCGACGCCCTGCTGTTCCTGGCCCTGGCCGGATTCGGATCCTTCATGGCGATTCCGTTAATTTATGTCATTAACAATGCGTTCAAGCCGCTGGATGAGCTGTTTATTTTCCCGCCTACGCTGTTTGTACGCAATGCCACGCTTGAGAACTTCGCCAATCTGTTTCAGGTGATGAAGAATTCCTGGGTGCCGTTCTCCAGATATATATTCAACACGGTATTCATTACCGCTGCCGGTACAGCCGGGCATATCCTGCTGGCCTCGGCGGCGGCTTACCCGCTGGCGAAGCATAAATTCCGCGGCTCTAAGGTGCTGTTCACCGTGGTTGTCCTGTCGCTGATGTTCTCGCCGCATGTCACCGCGATACCGAACTATATGATTATGTCCGCTCTGGGCTGGATGGACTCCTACCAGGCGGTTATCGTTCCTGCCTTTGCCTATCCGCTGGGACTCTATCTCATGAAGCAGTTCATGGAGCAGATCCCCGATGCGCTGCTGGAGGCGGCGAAGATAGACGGGGCAAGTGAATACCGCATCTTCTGGCAGGTCGTCATGCCGCTGGTGAAGCCGGCCTGGCTGACGCTGCTCATTCTGATGATGCAGATGCTATGGGGAACGGACGGCGGCAGCTTCATCTACAGCGAGCAGCTCAAGACGCTGCATTACGCGATGGGCCAGATTATTCAGGGCGGGATCGCCCGTGCAGGAGTCGGGGCTGCGGTAGCGGTGATTATGATGACCGTGCCGATTGTGACGTTCATTCTGTCACAGAGCAATGTGATTCAGACGATGGCTTCGTCCGGCATGAAGGACTGA
- a CDS encoding tetratricopeptide repeat protein codes for MRIKSSILVLVSVLLLVSLCPRPAGAAPYEGYTYSYWGDAVQSPIAYLPSRAISGLEAGTGVWTAPGDLFVSAEGLLYVLDSGNGRIVVLDKEWKTLRVIEGFRNGEKKDSFNNPEGLFVTDAGRIYVADTENRRLVELDGTGAFVREIGAPEADVIGAGFEYFPRKVIVDKAGRIYVVGRGVYEGLIEFDSDGQFTGFMGTNKVQFDPVDLFWKSVSTKEQREKMVQFIPLEFNNVDVDEDGFIYTTTVDKKTFSPVKRLNPSGIDVLRVSGEIPPIGDLSRDRSAFIDIDVTGNGVYRVLDSTRGRVFTYNEDGKLLYVIGQLGSQLGTFKNPAAVESYENAIYVLDRDLGRITEFTVTQFGSMVNEANTLYSSGKHDEAAKLWREVLKLDANYEMAYVGIGKSLLRQGEYKEAMTYLKLGNDREYYSKALGKYRREYMRDYFSLYMTGIIAVLLGGYVIVRLVKRPRKEGRVQDAVS; via the coding sequence TTGAGAATAAAGTCATCGATACTGGTGCTTGTATCCGTGCTGCTGCTTGTCAGCCTGTGTCCTAGGCCGGCCGGGGCTGCGCCGTATGAAGGATATACCTACTCCTACTGGGGAGACGCGGTTCAGTCGCCGATTGCTTATCTTCCTTCGAGGGCTATCAGCGGGCTGGAGGCAGGGACGGGAGTCTGGACTGCTCCGGGAGACCTGTTTGTCTCAGCGGAAGGGCTGCTCTATGTGCTCGATTCCGGGAACGGGAGGATTGTGGTGCTGGATAAGGAGTGGAAGACACTCCGTGTCATCGAAGGCTTCCGGAACGGGGAGAAGAAGGACAGCTTCAATAACCCGGAGGGACTCTTCGTTACGGATGCCGGCCGGATCTACGTGGCGGACACGGAGAACAGACGGCTGGTCGAGCTGGACGGTACAGGGGCCTTCGTGCGGGAGATCGGAGCGCCGGAGGCGGATGTGATCGGAGCGGGTTTTGAGTATTTTCCGCGGAAGGTGATTGTTGATAAGGCAGGCCGGATCTATGTGGTGGGCAGAGGGGTCTACGAAGGGCTGATCGAGTTCGACAGCGACGGGCAGTTCACAGGCTTCATGGGCACGAACAAGGTGCAGTTTGATCCTGTGGATCTGTTCTGGAAGTCGGTATCAACCAAGGAGCAGCGCGAGAAGATGGTGCAGTTCATTCCGCTGGAATTCAACAATGTCGATGTCGATGAAGATGGCTTCATCTATACCACTACCGTGGATAAGAAGACCTTCTCTCCGGTAAAAAGATTGAATCCCTCCGGCATCGATGTCCTGCGGGTCAGCGGGGAGATCCCGCCCATCGGCGATCTGAGCAGGGACCGCTCCGCCTTCATTGACATTGATGTGACCGGAAACGGGGTCTACCGGGTACTGGACTCCACGCGCGGGCGGGTGTTCACCTACAATGAGGACGGCAAGCTGCTGTATGTCATCGGTCAACTAGGCAGCCAGCTCGGTACCTTCAAGAACCCGGCGGCGGTGGAGAGCTATGAGAATGCAATCTATGTACTGGACCGTGATCTGGGGAGAATTACCGAGTTCACAGTGACTCAGTTCGGCAGCATGGTCAATGAAGCCAACACCCTGTACAGCTCCGGTAAGCATGATGAAGCCGCCAAGCTGTGGCGGGAGGTGCTGAAGCTGGATGCCAACTATGAGATGGCGTATGTCGGCATCGGCAAATCACTGCTCCGCCAAGGCGAATATAAGGAGGCTATGACTTATCTGAAGCTGGGTAATGACCGCGAATATTACTCCAAGGCGCTTGGGAAATACCGCAGGGAGTATATGCGCGATTATTTCAGCCTCTATATGACCGGAATAATAGCCGTGCTGCTGGGCGGCTACGTCATCGTCCGCCTGGTAAAGCGGCCGAGAAAGGAAGGGAGGGTTCAGGATGCCGTTTCTTAA
- a CDS encoding Yip1 family protein, translated as MPFLKDIKYSLHVAVHPFDGFWDLKYENKGKLRMALGILMALTLTMIVKRQYVGYVVNYNHPLALNSINELKYIIFPFLLWCLANWSLTTLMDGEGKFGEIVITTGYALLPLILINIPNILLSNVITLREASFYHLLDALATLWFVWLLFIGTMTVHQYTVLKTITTMLLTLAVAGIIIFLGLLFFNLIQQIVSFVYTVYQELSLRG; from the coding sequence ATGCCGTTTCTTAAGGACATTAAATATTCACTGCATGTAGCAGTGCACCCCTTCGACGGATTCTGGGATCTGAAATACGAAAATAAGGGCAAGCTGCGCATGGCACTGGGCATTCTTATGGCCCTTACCCTGACCATGATTGTGAAGCGCCAATATGTAGGCTATGTGGTCAATTATAATCACCCGCTTGCACTGAACAGCATCAATGAGCTCAAGTATATTATTTTCCCGTTCCTGCTCTGGTGCCTGGCGAACTGGTCCCTGACGACGCTGATGGACGGGGAAGGGAAGTTCGGAGAGATCGTCATTACGACAGGCTACGCCCTGCTTCCACTGATTCTGATCAACATTCCCAATATCCTGCTCAGCAATGTGATCACGCTGCGGGAGGCTTCCTTCTATCATTTACTGGATGCTCTGGCCACGCTCTGGTTCGTGTGGCTCTTGTTCATCGGAACCATGACCGTTCATCAGTACACGGTGCTCAAAACGATTACAACCATGCTGCTGACACTGGCCGTGGCGGGCATCATCATCTTCCTGGGCCTGCTGTTCTTTAATCTGATCCAGCAAATTGTCAGTTTTGTCTACACCGTCTACCAGGAGCTTTCACTTCGCGGATAA
- a CDS encoding DUF5696 domain-containing protein — MKKKLTIIAIVLMLSGAALLPYTDLAESAPEAEAAVQSDTAIQSEAAVPSSAQSMQATPKSPELSADLKAALDNEYLTLYLNRATTEIAVKDKKSGALWYSNPQDREQDAVATGYNKSKLNVQVELTYYDSKGNLMNYDNYTHSVQNSQFTIEESGGSLNIVYTLGEVKSNIDGIPKYISEERFRTLIIGRLEKDSDKKEIEKRFRYDEPNKRYERRDTSFKGVGLKKVTSLFEQVGYDEAQIAIDKAAYGEEEDGAALVTLPLEYRLDGKQLRVSIPGDKVRYPDNMHIQTLTLLPFFGASGTKDEGYSLVPDGSGSLIHFNNNKLYATPYRTALYGPDAALTQLGQVQKEETARLPVFGMKVQDRGFLAVIESGAAVAAVEADVSGRLNQYNNVFSSYTLGSLEEVTLTNGWRSSTVKQFQAGIFPGDITVAYSFLDQEEASYSGMAAQYREYLIEHTGMARLEEAEDVPFYLELIGGIPKKKFFLGIPYSAYEPLTSFKEARVILEQMQEKGIGDIQLRYTGWFNGGINHNYPKGVSVDSKLGGAKGLQELQSYAQDKGITLYPDASFLQTFPEAKGLGKSQASKLITGKLAHTYPYDISDLKQDVKQPSGYVVSPRVLPGVVDGFLGDYAALGVDGLSLRDLGSGLNSDFNAENLVDRQRAEGIVKEQLERMSSSVPRLMVEGGNAYAAPFARHIVAAPMQSSGFNITDESIPFFQMVYHGYLQYAGTAWNMADDQDATLSLLKALETGSAPYYTWFYADPSAVKMTGFDRLYSADYRSWIDQAAGQYQALSRVLKSVQSQTIKEHKKLAEGVYQTAYEAGTRIIVNYNRAPVTVGGVTIDGRNYRVGGEQQ; from the coding sequence TTGAAGAAGAAGCTAACCATCATTGCCATTGTGCTTATGCTCAGCGGCGCAGCCCTGCTGCCGTACACAGACTTGGCGGAATCCGCGCCTGAAGCGGAAGCGGCGGTACAATCCGATACGGCAATACAATCCGAAGCAGCGGTACCATCCTCAGCGCAGAGCATGCAGGCCACCCCTAAATCGCCGGAGCTATCCGCAGATCTGAAGGCGGCCCTGGACAACGAATATTTGACCCTGTATCTGAACCGGGCCACAACGGAGATCGCCGTTAAGGATAAGAAGAGCGGAGCGCTCTGGTATTCTAACCCGCAGGACCGCGAACAGGATGCTGTCGCCACCGGATATAACAAATCCAAGCTGAATGTACAGGTAGAGCTGACCTACTATGACAGCAAGGGCAATCTCATGAACTATGACAACTACACCCACAGTGTGCAGAACAGCCAGTTCACCATCGAGGAATCGGGTGGCAGCCTGAATATCGTGTATACGCTGGGGGAGGTCAAGAGCAATATCGACGGAATTCCCAAATACATCAGTGAAGAACGCTTTCGTACCCTGATTATCGGCCGCCTTGAGAAGGACAGTGACAAGAAGGAGATTGAGAAGCGGTTCAGGTATGATGAGCCGAACAAGCGGTATGAACGAAGAGATACGTCCTTTAAGGGAGTCGGGCTTAAGAAGGTGACTTCCCTGTTCGAGCAGGTTGGCTATGATGAGGCGCAAATTGCCATCGACAAGGCGGCCTACGGTGAAGAGGAGGACGGAGCCGCCCTGGTGACGCTCCCCCTGGAATACCGGCTGGACGGAAAACAGCTACGGGTAAGCATCCCGGGCGATAAGGTCCGTTATCCGGATAATATGCATATTCAGACGTTGACGCTGCTTCCGTTTTTTGGGGCAAGCGGGACGAAGGATGAAGGCTACAGCCTGGTGCCTGACGGCTCCGGGTCACTGATACACTTCAATAATAACAAGCTCTATGCTACCCCTTACCGCACCGCGCTGTACGGGCCGGATGCTGCGCTGACCCAGCTGGGGCAAGTGCAGAAGGAGGAGACCGCACGGCTGCCTGTATTCGGCATGAAGGTTCAGGACCGCGGCTTCCTGGCGGTGATCGAGAGCGGAGCTGCGGTAGCAGCCGTGGAGGCAGACGTCAGCGGGCGGCTGAATCAGTATAACAATGTCTTCTCCAGCTATACGCTGGGCAGTCTGGAGGAAGTGACGCTGACCAACGGCTGGCGCTCCAGTACGGTGAAGCAATTTCAGGCAGGTATCTTCCCCGGAGATATCACTGTAGCGTACAGCTTCCTTGATCAGGAAGAAGCCAGCTATTCAGGCATGGCCGCCCAATACCGGGAGTATTTAATCGAACATACCGGGATGGCAAGGCTGGAAGAGGCGGAGGACGTTCCCTTCTACCTGGAATTGATCGGCGGCATTCCGAAAAAGAAGTTCTTCCTGGGCATTCCCTACAGCGCTTATGAGCCGCTTACTTCCTTCAAGGAGGCCAGGGTCATTCTGGAGCAGATGCAGGAGAAGGGGATCGGGGACATTCAACTGCGGTACACCGGATGGTTCAACGGCGGCATCAACCATAATTACCCGAAGGGCGTATCGGTGGACAGCAAGCTTGGCGGGGCAAAAGGACTTCAGGAGCTGCAATCTTACGCACAGGATAAGGGGATTACACTGTATCCCGATGCTTCGTTCCTGCAGACTTTCCCGGAAGCCAAGGGCCTCGGCAAGTCACAGGCCTCCAAGCTGATTACGGGCAAGCTGGCGCATACATATCCCTATGATATCTCTGACCTCAAGCAGGATGTGAAGCAGCCCTCCGGTTATGTCGTCAGTCCCCGGGTACTGCCGGGTGTGGTAGACGGCTTCCTCGGGGATTATGCAGCGCTTGGAGTGGACGGCTTGTCCCTGCGGGATCTCGGCAGCGGGCTGAATTCCGATTTCAATGCGGAGAATCTGGTTGACCGCCAGCGGGCCGAGGGAATCGTCAAAGAGCAGCTGGAGCGCATGAGCAGCTCGGTGCCCCGCTTGATGGTTGAAGGCGGCAATGCGTACGCAGCTCCCTTCGCCCGTCATATTGTGGCTGCGCCCATGCAGAGCAGCGGGTTCAATATTACGGATGAGAGCATCCCCTTCTTCCAGATGGTGTACCACGGCTATCTGCAATATGCCGGAACTGCCTGGAATATGGCTGACGATCAGGATGCAACGCTTAGTCTGCTGAAGGCGCTGGAGACCGGGAGCGCACCGTATTATACCTGGTTCTATGCAGATCCCTCTGCGGTCAAGATGACGGGCTTCGACCGGCTGTATTCAGCCGATTACCGCAGCTGGATTGATCAGGCAGCCGGGCAGTATCAGGCATTGAGCCGTGTACTGAAGAGTGTCCAGTCCCAGACGATCAAGGAGCATAAGAAGCTGGCGGAAGGTGTCTATCAGACGGCTTATGAAGCGGGTACCAGGATTATAGTGAATTACAACCGTGCACCGGTGACTGTGGGCGGAGTAACCATAGACGGACGGAATTACCGGGTAGGAGGTGAGCAGCAATAA
- a CDS encoding carbohydrate ABC transporter permease, whose product MKLKKLSLEQKNRYYGLYFILPWFAGFCFLFLTPLLSSLRFSLSNLQVNDEGFTLKYIGLANFREALFSHESYVRTLTESVSNIVLNTPLILIFSLFFAVLLNQKFHGRVLARAIFFLPVILASGIIASIENGDLMQSVVRSASDSTGGGLSVIKNLELTTLLIESGLSPTVVQYLTGAVSRIYEIVSQSGVQILIFLAGLQSISPSLYEAAKIEGSTGYEAFWKITFPMIGPLILTNLVYTIIDSFISDQTSRMVVDTAFKSFNFGLSAAMSWMYFAIIALLLWITTALISRKVFYQD is encoded by the coding sequence ATGAAGCTTAAGAAGCTGTCCCTGGAGCAAAAAAACAGATATTACGGCCTGTACTTCATTCTTCCCTGGTTCGCGGGCTTCTGCTTCCTGTTCCTGACGCCGCTGCTGTCCTCCCTGCGGTTCAGCCTCAGTAACCTGCAGGTCAATGATGAGGGCTTCACGCTAAAATATATCGGACTCGCGAACTTCCGGGAGGCGCTGTTCTCCCATGAATCCTATGTCCGGACATTAACGGAATCCGTGTCGAATATCGTGCTGAACACCCCGCTTATTCTGATTTTCAGCCTGTTTTTCGCTGTGCTGCTCAATCAGAAGTTCCATGGCAGAGTGCTGGCCCGGGCCATCTTCTTCCTGCCGGTCATTCTGGCCTCGGGGATTATTGCCAGCATTGAGAACGGGGATCTGATGCAGTCCGTTGTGCGCAGCGCCAGTGATTCCACGGGCGGAGGCCTGTCGGTGATCAAGAATCTGGAGCTGACCACGCTGCTGATCGAATCCGGTCTGAGCCCCACCGTGGTGCAGTATCTGACTGGGGCGGTGAGCCGGATCTATGAAATTGTCAGCCAATCGGGCGTGCAGATCCTGATCTTCCTGGCGGGGCTGCAATCGATTTCCCCTTCCCTGTATGAGGCGGCGAAGATTGAAGGCTCCACAGGCTACGAGGCCTTCTGGAAAATTACGTTTCCGATGATCGGCCCGCTGATCCTGACGAATCTGGTCTATACCATCATCGACAGCTTCATCAGCGACCAGACCAGCCGCATGGTGGTGGATACAGCGTTCAAGAGCTTCAATTTCGGGCTGAGCGCAGCCATGTCCTGGATGTATTTTGCCATCATTGCGCTGCTGTTGTGGATCACGACGGCGCTGATCTCACGCAAAGTCTTTTATCAAGACTAG
- a CDS encoding carbohydrate ABC transporter permease — protein MKTETAAMPHRSRKEQLHRLASAAYWVEFSKKWLWVIARFVLVFGISFVILYPILLKLSIAFKSMDDLYDSTVIWVPQAFTLENFRLVFTAMNYPAVLRNTLLLSSAVMVLQTIICVLAGYGFARIKFRGSGLLFAAVIFTILVPSQTIMIPLYLHFKNFDLFGLIELFTGKPANLINTYWPFIISSMLGMGVKTGLYVYIFRQFFKGIPREIEEAAYVDGAGYFTTFARVILPNAIPSMVTVMLFSFVWQWNDSFFTNMYLNEPKVMSSMMSSAGYGIATYMTGGGQAANSLVQDPFFMSMMMNTSVLMAILPLIILYVFVQRHFVESVERSGLVG, from the coding sequence ATGAAGACAGAGACCGCAGCAATGCCGCACCGCTCCAGGAAAGAGCAGCTGCACAGGCTGGCCTCGGCCGCCTATTGGGTAGAATTTTCGAAAAAATGGTTGTGGGTCATCGCCCGCTTTGTGCTGGTCTTCGGTATCTCGTTCGTCATCCTGTACCCGATCCTGCTGAAGCTGTCGATTGCGTTCAAGAGTATGGATGATTTGTATGATTCCACCGTGATCTGGGTCCCGCAGGCCTTCACCCTGGAGAACTTCAGGCTGGTCTTCACAGCGATGAATTATCCGGCAGTCCTGCGGAACACCCTGCTGTTGTCCTCAGCGGTCATGGTGCTTCAGACGATCATCTGTGTGCTGGCCGGTTACGGCTTTGCCCGGATTAAGTTCAGGGGGAGCGGGCTGCTGTTCGCGGCAGTGATCTTTACGATTCTTGTCCCTTCCCAGACGATCATGATTCCGCTGTACCTGCATTTCAAGAACTTTGACCTGTTCGGCCTGATTGAGCTGTTCACGGGGAAGCCGGCGAATCTGATCAATACGTACTGGCCGTTTATTATTTCTTCGATGCTCGGGATGGGCGTCAAGACAGGGCTGTATGTCTATATTTTCCGCCAGTTCTTCAAGGGCATTCCACGGGAGATTGAGGAAGCGGCCTATGTGGACGGAGCAGGCTATTTTACCACCTTCGCCCGGGTGATTCTGCCCAATGCCATTCCGTCGATGGTAACGGTGATGCTGTTCTCCTTCGTGTGGCAGTGGAATGACTCCTTCTTCACCAACATGTATCTGAATGAACCGAAGGTCATGTCATCGATGATGTCATCGGCGGGCTACGGCATTGCTACCTACATGACCGGCGGCGGCCAGGCGGCGAATTCGCTCGTTCAGGACCCGTTCTTCATGTCCATGATGATGAATACCAGTGTGCTGATGGCGATTCTGCCGCTGATTATCCTCTATGTATTCGTTCAGCGGCATTTCGTTGAGAGTGTGGAGCGGTCCGGTCTGGTCGGTTAG